One Anolis carolinensis isolate JA03-04 chromosome 4, rAnoCar3.1.pri, whole genome shotgun sequence DNA window includes the following coding sequences:
- the LOC134298610 gene encoding glutamic acid-rich protein-like: protein MAGTRPKLDNSKIAGRRPSQPEEVSLRDILKEIQRLAAKQDEYQQEAQIKMDKQTIQQREICEELLEMKKEFREEMGLLKKEMMKTNKEINNLKMENMKLVKQQNTLQKKMEDFEQKNDKLEKLEKLQEKLEQNEREFQLRFRNVQEEAKEDTRQLITKLLANLLKRTEENMDNEIDKIYRVQTNFSKRNKVARDIIVHFVKKRIRDEILIQNSRNPLYHKGKKVIVLKEFPQATLNRRRKYFFLTDELKRMKIRFRWEKKEGIMVTYKEEKHWLTSEDKAKEFYKRYINGKSEIPSETTPPSVKRKKAKRARYHSEEKQKLKTDSFYKLVNVSDEGEEGNSEEEEEREDKEAEEEEERMGSEKEQESEEDKAQMTSDNPHGNENE, encoded by the coding sequence ATGGCAGGGACAAGACCAAAATTGGACAACAGCAAGATTGCAGGAAGAAGACCTTCACAACCAGAAGAGGTCAGCTTGAGAGACATTTTGAAAGAGATTCAGAGACTGGCAGCGAAGCAGGATGAATATCAGCAAGAAGCCCAGATAAAAATGGACAAACAAACTATTCAACAAAGGGAAATATGCGAGGAACTTCttgaaatgaaaaaagaatttaGAGAGGAGATGGGATTATTGAAAAAGGAAATGATGAAGACAAATAAGGAGATTAACaacttaaaaatggaaaatatgaaaTTAGTCAAACAACAAAATACCCTACAAAAAAAGATGGAGgattttgaacaaaaaaatgataaACTTGAGAAATTAGAAAAACTACAGGAGAAACTTGAACAAAACGAGAGGGAATTTCAGCTACGCTTCCGAAATGTGCAGGAGGAAGCAAAAGAAGATACTCGCCAGTTGATAACCAAACTGCTAGCTAATCTCCTAAAACGAACAGAAGAAAATATGGACAATGAGATTGACAAAATCTATCGAGTTCAAACTAACTTTTCCAAAAGAAATAAAGTGGCGAGGGACATTATTgtccattttgtaaaaaaaaggatAAGGGATGAAATCCTGATTCAAAACAGCCGAAACCCATTGTATCACAAAGGTAAAAAAGTGATCGTACTAAAAGAATTCCCTCAAGCAACATTAAACAGAAGGAGGAAGTACTTTTTTCTGACTGATGAACTGAAACGGATGAAAATAAGATTCCGTtgggagaaaaaagaaggaataatGGTCACATATAAAGAGGAAAAGCACTGGTTAACCTCAGAAGATAAGGCTAAGGAGTTTTACAAGAGGTATATAAATGGAAAAAgtgaaataccttcagaaaccaCTCCCCCCTcagtcaaaagaaagaaagctaaAAGAGCGAGATACCATTCGGAGGAAAAACAAAAGCTCAAAACGGACTCATTCTATAAACTAGTAAATGTGTCAGATGAGGGGGAAGAGGGGaattctgaagaagaagaagaaagagaggataAGGAagcggaagaagaagaagagagaatggGGTCGGAAAAAGAGCAGGAATCGGAGGAAGACAAAGCGCAGATGACATCAGATAATCCCCATGGAAACGAGAATGAGTAA